One window from the genome of Rufibacter tibetensis encodes:
- the mdh gene encoding malate dehydrogenase encodes MKVTVVGAGNVGATCADVLAYREIANEVVLVDIKEGFAEGKALDIWQKSPINLYDTRTVGVTNDYTRTANSDVVVITSGLPRKPGMTRDDLISTNAGIVRSVTENVIKHSPEAIIIVVSNPLDVMTYAAHVTSKLPRTKVMGMAGILDTARYRAFLAEELNVSPKDIQAVLMGGHGDTMVPLPRYTTVGGIPVTELIDSAKLDAIVDRTKNGGGELVKLMGTSAWYAPGSAAAQMVEAIVRDQKRVFPVCIKLEGEYGINGTYLGVPVVLGKNGIEKVIELQLNEDEMALLKASEKAVREVMDVLDNMPANA; translated from the coding sequence ATGAAAGTAACCGTAGTTGGAGCCGGAAACGTAGGGGCCACCTGTGCCGACGTGCTGGCATACCGCGAGATTGCCAATGAAGTAGTGTTAGTGGATATCAAAGAAGGCTTCGCCGAAGGCAAGGCATTGGATATCTGGCAGAAATCGCCAATTAACCTGTATGACACCCGCACTGTGGGTGTTACCAATGATTATACCCGTACCGCCAACTCAGACGTGGTGGTGATTACTTCCGGTTTGCCCCGCAAGCCCGGCATGACCCGCGATGACCTGATCAGCACCAACGCCGGTATCGTTCGTTCTGTTACCGAGAACGTGATCAAGCATTCGCCGGAGGCCATCATCATTGTGGTTTCTAACCCACTGGATGTGATGACGTACGCCGCTCATGTCACCTCTAAACTGCCCCGCACTAAAGTAATGGGTATGGCTGGTATCCTGGACACTGCCCGCTACCGTGCTTTCTTAGCCGAAGAACTGAACGTATCCCCTAAAGACATCCAAGCAGTATTGATGGGCGGTCACGGTGATACCATGGTTCCGCTTCCACGCTACACGACCGTAGGTGGTATTCCGGTAACTGAACTGATTGATTCTGCCAAGTTGGACGCTATTGTTGACCGCACCAAAAACGGTGGCGGCGAACTGGTGAAACTTATGGGCACTTCTGCCTGGTATGCTCCTGGTTCAGCGGCTGCGCAGATGGTGGAAGCTATTGTACGTGACCAGAAACGCGTGTTCCCGGTTTGTATCAAACTGGAAGGCGAGTACGGCATCAACGGCACGTACTTAGGAGTACCTGTGGTATTAGGTAAAAACGGTATTGAAAAAGTAATTGAGCTGCAATTAAACGAGGACGAAATGGCCTTGTTGAAGGCCTCTGAGAAAGCCGTGCGCGAAGTAATGGACGTGTTAGACAATATGCCTGCCAACGCATAA
- a CDS encoding metal-dependent hydrolase family protein translates to MKKYFYSIATLALMAFSGVETMAQRTYLHCGQLIDGIKDKPQSEMTVIIEGNQIVGVEKGYTSPAAGAKIIDLKNRTVMPGFMDMHVHFESETSPTAYAEALSLNQATIAFRSISYAEKTLMAGFTTVRDLGGSGVNVQLRNAINQGMVKGPRMFVVGKAISATGGHMDPTNGYRADLQGDPGPAQGVANGPDECRKAVRYQYKNGADLIKIASTGGVLSVAKDGSAPQFSEEEIRAIVETARDLGLKVAVHAHGAEGMKRAVRAGVTSVEHGTLMDEETMNLMKKNGTWFVPTITAGKSVADSAKIKGYYPPLVTPKALAIGPQLQGTFGKAYKKGVKIAFGTDAGVFMHGKNAKEFEYMVEAGMPAMEAIKAATVSAAELLGMSDKLGTVEKGKFADFVAVSGNPLQDIKVLQQVNFVMKDGVVYKQ, encoded by the coding sequence ATGAAGAAATATTTTTACTCAATTGCTACCCTGGCGCTAATGGCCTTTTCTGGGGTGGAAACGATGGCGCAAAGAACTTACCTGCACTGCGGGCAACTGATTGACGGTATTAAAGACAAGCCTCAATCTGAGATGACCGTCATCATTGAAGGGAACCAAATTGTAGGCGTAGAGAAAGGCTACACTTCTCCGGCTGCCGGGGCCAAAATCATTGACCTGAAAAATAGAACCGTGATGCCCGGCTTTATGGACATGCACGTGCACTTTGAAAGCGAGACCAGCCCTACTGCGTATGCCGAGGCCCTCTCTTTAAACCAAGCCACCATTGCCTTCCGGTCTATTAGTTATGCTGAGAAGACCCTGATGGCAGGTTTCACCACCGTCCGAGATCTGGGTGGAAGCGGGGTGAATGTGCAACTCAGGAATGCCATTAACCAAGGAATGGTGAAAGGGCCCCGCATGTTTGTGGTGGGCAAAGCTATTTCGGCCACTGGCGGACACATGGACCCCACCAACGGCTACCGGGCCGATTTACAGGGAGACCCGGGTCCTGCGCAGGGGGTAGCCAACGGACCTGATGAATGCCGGAAAGCAGTGCGGTACCAATACAAGAACGGAGCCGATCTGATCAAAATTGCCTCTACGGGGGGCGTGCTGAGCGTAGCCAAAGACGGTTCTGCCCCGCAGTTCTCTGAAGAAGAAATCAGGGCCATTGTAGAGACTGCCCGTGATCTGGGTTTGAAAGTAGCCGTGCACGCCCATGGCGCTGAGGGCATGAAACGCGCCGTAAGAGCGGGGGTTACCTCAGTGGAGCACGGAACTCTGATGGATGAGGAAACCATGAACCTGATGAAGAAAAACGGCACCTGGTTTGTGCCTACCATTACTGCCGGAAAATCAGTAGCTGATTCTGCTAAGATCAAAGGGTACTACCCTCCATTGGTTACGCCAAAAGCTTTAGCAATTGGGCCGCAGTTACAGGGCACTTTTGGGAAAGCGTACAAAAAAGGCGTTAAGATTGCCTTCGGTACCGATGCCGGCGTATTCATGCACGGCAAGAACGCCAAGGAGTTTGAGTACATGGTGGAGGCCGGCATGCCTGCCATGGAAGCCATCAAAGCCGCTACCGTGAGCGCAGCTGAGCTATTGGGAATGTCTGATAAGCTAGGAACCGTGGAGAAAGGCAAGTTCGCTGATTTTGTGGCCGTAAGCGGTAACCCGTTGCAGGATATCAAAGTGCTGCAGCAAGTGAACTTCGTAATGAAAGATGGAGTGGTGTATAAGCAGTAA
- a CDS encoding NfeD family protein — translation MDFELWWLWLIAGILLLVAEMITGTFYLLWLGIAVFVAAVLAYLFPETYWLPPAAASASALLLILFTKPLTVRLRQAKGYHDPSHQLTNKHGEVLEPISPTRLGTVRVGTEIWSASSPEELSPGQRIIVISQSSTVLKVVPIK, via the coding sequence ATGGACTTTGAATTATGGTGGTTGTGGCTGATTGCGGGCATCCTGCTACTGGTAGCAGAGATGATTACGGGTACCTTTTACCTGTTGTGGCTGGGCATTGCGGTGTTTGTGGCGGCAGTCCTGGCATACCTGTTCCCCGAGACCTATTGGCTTCCACCTGCCGCCGCAAGTGCTTCTGCCCTGCTGTTGATCCTCTTCACCAAGCCGCTCACCGTCCGCCTGCGCCAAGCCAAAGGATACCATGACCCTTCGCACCAACTCACCAACAAGCACGGCGAGGTACTGGAACCTATCTCCCCTACCCGCTTGGGTACAGTGCGGGTGGGTACAGAAATCTGGTCGGCCAGTTCACCCGAAGAGCTTTCACCGGGACAGCGCATCATTGTGATAAGCCAAAGTAGCACCGTGTTAAAGGTAGTACCTATTAAATAG
- a CDS encoding SPFH domain-containing protein, producing MTTSLIILASVIVLLALSVRIIQQQRVAVVERLGKFQRIMHPGLNLFIPIVDRVRVYHDLRIQQTNVPPQSVITRDNVQVLIDTIVFYQVVGPEQATYGIFDYVLGVRNITTATMRQIIGNLELDETLSGRERISAEIRTALDEATEKWGVRIERVEVIDIKPPLDIQEAMDKQMKAERNRRATILEAEAAKQDMILRAEGDKTSKILRAEGERASAELQALGQARAIADVAEAEKTRIKLLLEAGLDDRVLTYKSFEALEKIAMGPANKVFLPTAAVETLGNIGAISDMLKSNRDKGDSGLLSRKPAQNGDKVA from the coding sequence ATGACAACCTCCCTCATTATTCTTGCCTCAGTCATTGTACTGTTGGCGCTTTCCGTTAGAATTATACAGCAGCAACGCGTTGCCGTGGTAGAGCGACTGGGTAAATTCCAGCGGATCATGCACCCAGGCCTTAACCTGTTTATCCCCATTGTGGACCGCGTGCGCGTGTACCATGACCTGCGCATCCAGCAGACCAACGTACCGCCCCAGTCGGTGATTACCCGTGACAACGTGCAGGTACTCATTGATACCATTGTGTTCTATCAGGTGGTAGGTCCTGAGCAAGCTACTTACGGCATCTTTGACTACGTGCTGGGCGTACGAAACATCACCACGGCCACCATGCGCCAGATCATCGGTAATTTGGAATTAGACGAAACACTATCAGGTCGTGAGCGGATCTCCGCTGAGATTAGAACCGCCCTGGACGAGGCTACGGAGAAGTGGGGCGTGCGTATAGAGCGCGTGGAAGTCATTGACATCAAACCTCCGTTGGATATTCAGGAGGCGATGGACAAGCAGATGAAAGCCGAACGGAACCGCCGGGCCACCATTCTGGAGGCTGAAGCTGCCAAACAAGACATGATCTTGCGCGCCGAGGGTGACAAAACAAGTAAAATCCTAAGGGCCGAAGGGGAACGCGCGTCCGCAGAACTGCAGGCATTAGGCCAGGCCCGCGCCATTGCAGATGTGGCTGAAGCCGAGAAAACCAGAATTAAACTGTTATTGGAAGCTGGCCTGGATGACCGGGTACTCACCTATAAATCCTTTGAGGCCCTTGAAAAAATCGCTATGGGCCCAGCTAACAAGGTGTTCTTACCTACTGCAGCCGTTGAAACCTTGGGCAACATAGGTGCCATTAGCGACATGCTGAAGAGCAACAGGGATAAAGGTGATTCTGGGCTTCTTTCCAGAAAACCTGCCCAAAACGGAGACAAAGTAGCGTAA
- a CDS encoding rhomboid family intramembrane serine protease, whose protein sequence is MTSIFDDIKSAFSKGNNALHQLIFINVVVFATLIILRTVLTLSGSGGFFSYLMTFLSVPSNLQLFPYRFWTLLTYFFTHLEFFHILFNMLNLYWFGMLIREYLGDKRLVNLYILGGLAGGLIYLLSYNTIPYLQIRSEGSYMMGASGSVIAIMVAAATLLPNYTFNLILIGPVRIKYIALVMVLLSISGATGGNAGGNIAHLGGALLGFFYVRQLQSGSDLGRPVQAVLGFFRGLFKSRSPLKVAYKNPNRPYTASTASSVSSNVGTPGNPSQLEIDQILDKISVSGYESLTKEEKQKLFKASQK, encoded by the coding sequence ATGACCAGTATTTTTGACGATATCAAATCGGCGTTCAGCAAGGGGAACAATGCCCTGCATCAGCTCATTTTCATAAATGTGGTGGTGTTTGCGACATTGATCATCCTGCGCACCGTGTTAACCCTGAGTGGTTCAGGTGGATTCTTTTCCTACCTGATGACTTTCCTGAGCGTGCCTTCCAACCTGCAGCTCTTCCCGTACCGTTTCTGGACCCTGCTGACGTATTTTTTCACGCACCTGGAGTTCTTCCATATTTTGTTCAACATGCTCAACCTGTACTGGTTTGGGATGCTGATCAGGGAGTATCTGGGAGACAAGCGCCTGGTAAACCTTTACATTCTGGGTGGCCTGGCTGGTGGGCTTATCTACCTTCTGAGCTACAACACCATTCCGTACCTGCAAATCCGCTCTGAAGGTTCTTACATGATGGGAGCCTCGGGTAGTGTCATCGCGATCATGGTGGCTGCCGCTACGCTATTGCCCAACTATACCTTCAACCTGATTTTGATTGGGCCTGTCCGGATAAAGTACATTGCCTTGGTGATGGTGCTGTTGTCTATCTCTGGCGCCACGGGCGGGAATGCCGGTGGGAATATTGCTCACTTAGGAGGAGCACTTCTGGGGTTCTTTTATGTGCGGCAGTTGCAAAGCGGCTCTGATTTAGGAAGGCCGGTGCAAGCAGTACTGGGCTTTTTTAGAGGATTGTTCAAGTCCCGTTCCCCGTTGAAAGTGGCATATAAGAACCCTAACCGACCGTACACCGCGTCGACAGCCTCATCGGTTTCGTCTAACGTGGGTACTCCCGGCAATCCTTCACAGTTAGAAATAGACCAAATTCTGGATAAGATTTCAGTATCCGGCTATGAAAGCTTGACCAAAGAAGAAAAGCAGAAGCTGTTTAAAGCCAGCCAGAAGTAA
- a CDS encoding rhomboid family intramembrane serine protease, with protein sequence MPPITPMVRNLLILNVLMYFFTDRLFPQELFALHDIRSDLFRPHQFVTHMFMHGNIMHLFGNMFSLFIFGPLLERYWGEMRFLTFYLITGLGASLLYSAVRFYEISQVIDGVALFMQNPDPIDFKNLLETAGVNLRGMESFLVEFNRNPTDPQLVTQAKAFSERLSDVMVNSPMLGASGAVFGILMAFGMLFPNTELMLLFFPIPIKAKYFVLMYGAFEVYSGLNRMPGDNVAHFAHLGGMLFAYILLKLWERKRDNFY encoded by the coding sequence ATGCCACCCATCACGCCCATGGTGCGTAACCTGCTTATCTTGAATGTACTCATGTACTTTTTTACAGATAGGCTATTCCCCCAAGAGTTGTTTGCCTTGCACGATATTCGCTCAGACCTCTTCCGGCCGCATCAGTTTGTCACCCACATGTTCATGCACGGCAACATCATGCACTTGTTCGGGAACATGTTCAGTTTGTTTATCTTCGGCCCCTTGTTGGAGCGGTATTGGGGAGAAATGCGTTTCCTTACCTTTTACCTGATTACCGGCCTAGGTGCCAGTTTGCTTTACTCTGCAGTACGGTTTTATGAGATCTCCCAGGTGATTGATGGGGTAGCCCTTTTCATGCAGAACCCAGACCCTATTGACTTCAAGAACCTGTTAGAGACGGCAGGAGTAAACCTGCGAGGGATGGAGTCCTTTTTAGTGGAGTTCAACCGGAACCCTACTGATCCGCAACTCGTCACTCAGGCCAAAGCCTTCTCGGAACGTTTGTCTGATGTGATGGTGAACAGCCCTATGTTGGGAGCATCAGGAGCGGTGTTCGGGATTTTGATGGCCTTTGGCATGTTGTTCCCTAACACAGAGCTCATGCTGTTGTTTTTTCCAATTCCCATCAAGGCCAAATATTTTGTGCTGATGTATGGGGCGTTTGAAGTGTATTCTGGATTAAACCGCATGCCCGGAGACAATGTGGCGCATTTTGCCCACTTAGGTGGGATGCTTTTTGCGTATATCCTACTGAAGCTCTGGGAACGGAAACGCGATAATTTTTACTAA
- the mutL gene encoding DNA mismatch repair endonuclease MutL, translated as MADIIRLLPEYLANQIAAGEVVQRPASVVKELLENSVDARSSSVTLIIKDAGKQLIQVVDDGVGMTETDARMCFERHATSKIKSTEDLFRIKTMGFRGEAMASIAAVAQVEMKTRARGSELGTCLTIEGNEVIKQEPVAMAEGTVVSVKNLFFNVPARRNFLKSNPVEMRHILDEFQRVALANPEIAFALYQNEVEVMNLPAGKLSQRIVSIFGKEYKEQMAACEETTPFLTVRGYIGKPEFAKKSRGEQFFFVNNRYIKSQYLNHAVLTAFEGLLPKDSFPFYVLFLEIAPETIDINVHPTKTEIKFEDEKTVYAIVRAAVKQSLGLHNIAPSLDFGADVNYMPLQPMKFPASMDFETAPALAPRASSKMNESNTFPSRASSGGRGGSYPEVAPTREVSRANTEDHSNLFPEEEDTFAPAKTSMTSGSKTLQVHQKYLMVQVKSGLMVVDQQAAQERILYEKYSQALGKRTGASQQLLFPQTLQLSPADFSLVMELSEEFTALGFVFNDFGNNTLVVNGIPAEIPLRDEKELIEGLLEQYKNNLSTMKVDRQENLARSMAKRVASRLTGRLSDQEMNALVDRLFGCQVPNYTPSGQKTLVILQTEQLQDLFLRS; from the coding sequence ATGGCAGATATCATCCGTTTATTACCTGAGTACCTGGCCAACCAGATCGCCGCCGGCGAGGTGGTGCAGCGCCCGGCCTCTGTGGTAAAGGAGTTGTTGGAGAATAGCGTAGACGCACGCAGTAGCAGCGTAACCTTGATCATTAAAGACGCGGGCAAGCAGCTCATTCAGGTAGTGGACGACGGGGTAGGCATGACCGAAACTGACGCCCGCATGTGCTTTGAGCGCCACGCCACCTCTAAAATAAAATCCACTGAAGACCTTTTCCGCATTAAAACCATGGGATTCCGGGGCGAGGCGATGGCGTCCATTGCGGCCGTGGCCCAGGTGGAGATGAAAACTCGTGCCCGCGGCTCTGAGCTGGGTACCTGCCTCACCATTGAAGGAAACGAGGTGATCAAGCAGGAGCCGGTGGCCATGGCTGAAGGAACAGTGGTCAGCGTGAAGAACCTTTTCTTCAACGTACCCGCCCGCCGAAATTTCCTGAAAAGCAACCCCGTGGAGATGCGTCACATCCTGGATGAATTCCAGCGGGTGGCTTTGGCGAACCCCGAGATTGCGTTTGCCTTGTACCAGAACGAAGTGGAAGTGATGAACCTGCCCGCCGGTAAACTGAGCCAGCGTATAGTGAGCATTTTCGGGAAAGAGTACAAAGAACAGATGGCGGCATGTGAGGAAACCACCCCGTTTCTGACGGTACGCGGCTACATTGGAAAGCCGGAGTTTGCTAAAAAAAGCCGCGGCGAGCAGTTCTTCTTCGTGAACAACCGCTACATCAAAAGCCAGTACCTGAACCACGCGGTGCTCACTGCTTTTGAGGGCTTGCTGCCTAAAGACAGCTTTCCGTTTTACGTCTTGTTTCTGGAAATTGCTCCGGAAACGATTGACATCAATGTGCATCCCACCAAAACGGAGATTAAGTTTGAAGACGAGAAAACCGTCTATGCCATTGTGCGCGCGGCCGTGAAACAGAGCCTAGGGCTGCACAACATCGCCCCGTCCCTGGACTTCGGGGCCGATGTGAACTATATGCCGTTACAGCCCATGAAGTTTCCGGCTTCCATGGATTTTGAAACCGCACCGGCGTTAGCACCAAGAGCCTCTTCTAAGATGAATGAATCAAACACGTTTCCTTCCCGCGCCTCAAGCGGCGGGAGAGGAGGGAGTTACCCAGAGGTAGCGCCAACCCGAGAGGTATCTCGGGCCAACACTGAGGACCACAGCAACCTGTTCCCCGAGGAGGAAGATACGTTTGCTCCTGCTAAAACCAGCATGACCAGCGGTTCCAAGACCTTGCAGGTGCACCAGAAGTATTTGATGGTACAGGTGAAATCTGGTTTGATGGTGGTGGACCAACAAGCCGCCCAAGAGCGTATTCTGTACGAGAAATACAGTCAGGCTTTGGGCAAACGCACCGGCGCCTCACAACAACTGCTCTTTCCTCAGACCTTGCAACTTTCGCCCGCCGACTTTTCTTTGGTGATGGAGTTGTCTGAAGAATTTACGGCTCTAGGGTTCGTGTTCAATGACTTCGGGAACAATACCCTTGTGGTGAACGGCATTCCGGCCGAGATTCCGTTGCGCGATGAAAAGGAATTGATAGAAGGCTTGCTGGAGCAGTACAAGAATAACCTCTCGACTATGAAAGTAGACCGCCAGGAGAACCTGGCCCGTTCTATGGCCAAGCGGGTTGCGTCACGTTTAACTGGCAGGTTGAGTGATCAGGAAATGAATGCGTTGGTAGACCGGTTGTTTGGGTGCCAGGTACCTAACTACACGCCAAGTGGCCAGAAAACGTTGGTCATTCTGCAGACCGAGCAGTTGCAGGACCTGTTTCTGAGAAGTTAG
- a CDS encoding tyrosine-type recombinase/integrase, whose amino-acid sequence MINLTLRVTVTLDKKRRKGPEYPIILRVRLGRSEEFTVNTGRISEEAKFDNGRIKGKSYQANEDNAHIARLKARIENTWHDMVQANGGFPVRLPDFRVRLEEEAGVSRKPKTSNIDLIQLIGQYVQERHAELRPGTLDQMRTTVTILESFLSHHKHAGRYSSELRKFDFDTYTALRNFLVSDYRGIKKRAMTNASVNTRLANLKAMIRYYYDNGTPEIRSQINLDFMRFKPFKSVLKQRQALKEEEVNQLWAEDLSDAPHLERVRDLYIFCCFTGLRHGDAVSLNRTNITPTGPDQFELRWYMGKTMKPNSVPLVGPALEIISKYRDRYVTLLPPLKNNRTSANLPKLWRRMVSRMPSLAEVVEVIDQKGNIREVKRMPRYEALNFHTSRHTYARMLLAKGAPTEHVKEMLGQSDIRTTQIYAKTNVQMAISSTRLLLEMAKRK is encoded by the coding sequence ATGATTAACCTTACCCTGCGGGTCACCGTCACCCTAGACAAAAAACGACGGAAAGGCCCTGAGTACCCCATCATCCTGCGCGTGCGCCTGGGGCGCAGCGAGGAGTTCACCGTCAATACGGGCCGCATAAGCGAAGAGGCGAAGTTCGACAATGGCCGCATCAAAGGCAAATCTTATCAGGCCAATGAGGATAATGCGCATATTGCACGCCTCAAAGCCCGGATTGAGAATACCTGGCATGACATGGTGCAAGCCAATGGTGGATTCCCCGTCCGCCTCCCCGACTTCCGTGTCCGGCTTGAAGAGGAAGCAGGCGTGAGCCGCAAACCCAAGACAAGCAATATCGACCTTATTCAACTTATAGGTCAATATGTACAGGAACGGCATGCTGAATTGAGGCCTGGCACCTTGGACCAGATGCGAACTACCGTGACCATACTGGAGTCTTTCCTTTCCCACCACAAGCACGCAGGCCGCTACTCATCGGAATTACGTAAGTTCGACTTCGATACGTACACCGCTCTCCGAAATTTCCTGGTGAGTGATTATCGGGGAATCAAGAAACGCGCCATGACCAATGCCTCCGTCAACACACGTCTGGCAAATCTAAAAGCAATGATCCGCTACTATTACGACAACGGCACCCCTGAGATCCGATCACAGATCAACTTGGACTTCATGCGCTTCAAACCTTTCAAGAGCGTGCTGAAGCAGCGGCAGGCGCTGAAGGAGGAGGAGGTGAATCAGCTCTGGGCCGAGGATCTCTCCGATGCCCCGCACCTGGAACGGGTACGCGATCTCTACATTTTCTGCTGTTTCACCGGCCTGAGACATGGTGATGCTGTTTCACTTAACAGAACGAATATAACACCTACCGGACCGGACCAGTTTGAGTTGCGATGGTACATGGGCAAGACCATGAAACCCAACTCAGTACCGCTCGTGGGCCCGGCACTTGAGATTATTTCCAAATACCGGGACAGGTACGTAACGCTGCTCCCTCCGCTCAAGAACAATCGTACGAGCGCCAACCTGCCTAAGCTATGGAGACGAATGGTATCCCGGATGCCTTCCCTGGCTGAAGTGGTCGAGGTGATTGACCAGAAAGGCAACATCCGCGAGGTCAAGCGAATGCCACGCTATGAGGCGCTGAACTTTCATACCTCGCGCCATACCTATGCCCGCATGCTGTTGGCCAAGGGTGCCCCTACTGAGCACGTGAAGGAAATGCTTGGCCAAAGCGACATCCGTACAACACAGATCTACGCCAAGACGAATGTGCAGATGGCAATCTCCTCCACGAGGCTTTTGCTTGAAATGGCAAAAAGAAAGTAA
- a CDS encoding sigma 54-interacting transcriptional regulator produces MSQPILFSWIAWNNDYEYKTNNVDPKGPNNTIHQHFYPKQKYQKHYLLTSAASREADGGRSEKLAKYLNHQYADEKHKVELLYLDIENVIDPEEIISKVQPLLFEQRAHEVHAFISTGTPMMQVAWVSLYMAKAIPHLRLIQGVEASKTKSKFPEFNFREFTQSQGVRALFVKSTESIHFPESDEGFFEAEILKPIYKKAAMAAAVPKREISVLIQGESGTGKEHLAQFMHQASARKNKKFIAVNCASMGDHLLESRLFGYVKGAFTDAREDCKGYFEDCDGGTLFLDEIGDTSPQFQQSLLRVLQEGVITRVGSTTPIKVDVKTIAATHKHLKSLCEESKFRWDLYYRLTTVELKLPPLRHYAKNDREGILNHLISSRADFFEKKPLELSKEVKTAFMKYSFPGNIRELQHMIDRCYIFCEDEAALQEIPEEITRNPQEFSWKMDDIKKTHVTKALTFFDYNLSRTADELDISYNTLVKHIKTMKIDTSKSKNPLVKVGKRKIEEAKLG; encoded by the coding sequence ATGAGTCAACCTATACTATTCTCCTGGATTGCCTGGAACAATGATTATGAATATAAAACCAACAATGTAGACCCCAAAGGGCCAAACAATACCATACATCAGCACTTCTACCCGAAGCAAAAGTACCAGAAGCATTACCTGCTTACCTCAGCTGCTTCAAGAGAGGCAGATGGTGGCAGAAGTGAGAAATTAGCTAAGTACCTGAACCACCAGTATGCAGATGAGAAGCATAAGGTTGAACTCCTATACCTGGACATTGAAAACGTGATTGACCCTGAGGAGATCATCTCGAAAGTACAGCCCTTGTTGTTTGAACAGAGAGCGCATGAAGTGCATGCTTTCATCTCCACGGGCACGCCCATGATGCAGGTGGCATGGGTGTCATTGTACATGGCGAAGGCAATACCCCACCTAAGACTGATCCAAGGAGTAGAAGCTTCTAAAACAAAAAGTAAATTCCCTGAATTTAATTTCAGGGAATTTACCCAATCACAGGGAGTACGGGCTCTATTTGTAAAGTCAACAGAATCTATCCATTTCCCGGAGTCTGACGAAGGCTTTTTTGAAGCAGAGATCCTTAAACCAATCTACAAGAAAGCAGCCATGGCGGCCGCTGTGCCTAAGCGGGAGATCTCTGTTCTTATACAAGGAGAAAGCGGCACCGGGAAAGAACACCTGGCCCAGTTCATGCACCAGGCATCTGCCAGAAAAAACAAAAAATTCATAGCGGTCAACTGCGCCTCCATGGGAGACCACTTACTGGAATCCAGGTTATTTGGGTATGTCAAAGGAGCCTTCACAGATGCCCGGGAAGACTGCAAGGGCTACTTTGAAGACTGTGACGGTGGCACCCTCTTTTTGGATGAGATTGGAGATACCAGTCCCCAATTCCAACAAAGTCTGCTACGAGTGTTACAAGAGGGGGTAATTACGAGGGTTGGCAGCACTACACCAATCAAGGTAGATGTGAAAACCATTGCGGCTACGCATAAACACTTAAAAAGCCTTTGTGAGGAGAGCAAATTCAGATGGGATCTCTACTATAGATTAACCACCGTAGAATTAAAATTACCTCCACTTAGGCACTATGCTAAGAACGACCGTGAAGGAATTTTAAACCACCTGATCAGCAGCCGTGCCGATTTTTTCGAGAAGAAACCTTTAGAACTTTCCAAGGAGGTAAAGACCGCTTTTATGAAATACTCCTTCCCCGGCAACATTCGGGAACTGCAGCACATGATAGACAGGTGCTACATATTCTGCGAGGATGAAGCTGCTTTACAGGAAATTCCAGAGGAAATTACCCGCAACCCCCAAGAGTTCTCCTGGAAGATGGATGATATAAAAAAGACACATGTAACCAAAGCCTTAACTTTTTTTGACTACAATCTGTCTCGGACCGCCGATGAACTAGATATTTCCTATAATACTTTGGTTAAACATATAAAAACCATGAAGATAGATACTTCTAAAAGCAAAAATCCACTTGTGAAAGTGGGTAAACGTAAAATAGAAGAAGCTAAATTGGGATAA